Proteins from one Faecalibacterium sp. I3-3-33 genomic window:
- a CDS encoding TIGR03960 family B12-binding radical SAM protein: MFDPKLKEALGRVQKPGRYTGGEPGSIYKEKDKVDVRFAFCFPDTYEVGMSFLGEKILYELLNSHENWWCERAFMPWLDMKAEMERLQLPLYTMESKDPLTAFDAVGFTLQYELSYTNILAMLDLAGIPFYSKDRDDRWPLIVAGGPCACNAEPIADFFDVIQLGEGENQLPAICAEIEKAKKEGISKKQLLLNIAKIPGVYIPAFYDVTYHEDGRVKAITPNEPGIPARITKAIIKDLNQFAPPTNFVVPMVGAIQDRASIEVLRGCVRGCRFCQAGFLYRPMRQRDASLLNKAAQDLCANTGYEELSLSSLSTSDHGQLEELLDDLNEWAPKEHVSLSLPSLRVDNFSQSLIEKTTKVRKSGLTFAAEAGTQRLRNVINKNVTWDEIEKTCTIAFNAGYTSVKLYFMMGLPTETMEDIEGIAETAQKVVDLYYKNTNHAKGRGVQVTISCACFVPKPHTPFQFVPMDTAETLQAKQKHLLESVHSRKIKVNYHDSTTSFLEGVFAKGDRRLAPVIVEAYKRGCYFDGWEECFKYDTWMQTFADLGIDPAFYCQRPIALDEVTPWSHMDYGITHEYLVREYNKALAAQTTPPCNRACNACGANHLLGGPCFDYSQNLV, encoded by the coding sequence ATGTTTGATCCCAAACTGAAAGAAGCGCTGGGACGGGTGCAGAAGCCCGGCCGCTATACCGGCGGCGAGCCCGGCAGTATCTATAAAGAAAAGGACAAGGTGGATGTGCGCTTTGCCTTCTGCTTCCCGGATACCTACGAGGTGGGAATGTCCTTTCTGGGCGAAAAGATCCTGTACGAGCTGCTCAACAGCCACGAGAACTGGTGGTGCGAGCGCGCATTTATGCCGTGGCTGGATATGAAGGCAGAGATGGAGCGCCTGCAGCTGCCGCTGTACACCATGGAGAGCAAGGACCCCCTTACGGCCTTTGATGCTGTGGGCTTTACCCTGCAGTACGAGCTTTCCTATACCAATATCCTTGCCATGCTGGACTTGGCGGGTATCCCGTTCTATTCCAAAGACCGTGACGACCGCTGGCCGTTGATCGTAGCGGGCGGTCCCTGCGCCTGCAACGCCGAGCCTATCGCGGATTTCTTTGACGTCATCCAGCTGGGTGAGGGCGAAAACCAGCTGCCCGCCATCTGCGCCGAGATCGAAAAGGCCAAAAAAGAGGGCATCTCCAAAAAACAGCTGCTGCTCAACATTGCAAAGATCCCGGGCGTGTATATCCCGGCTTTCTACGATGTCACCTACCACGAGGACGGCAGAGTGAAGGCCATCACTCCCAACGAGCCGGGCATCCCGGCGCGCATCACCAAGGCCATCATCAAGGATCTGAACCAGTTCGCTCCGCCCACCAACTTTGTGGTGCCCATGGTAGGTGCTATTCAGGATCGCGCCAGCATCGAGGTGTTGCGCGGCTGCGTGCGCGGCTGCCGTTTCTGTCAGGCGGGCTTCTTGTACCGCCCCATGCGCCAGCGCGATGCCAGTTTGCTGAACAAGGCAGCACAGGATCTGTGTGCAAACACCGGCTACGAGGAACTGAGCCTTTCCAGCCTTTCCACCTCCGACCACGGTCAGCTGGAAGAGCTGCTGGACGACCTGAACGAGTGGGCACCCAAGGAGCACGTCAGCCTGTCGCTGCCCTCCCTGCGTGTGGACAACTTCTCCCAGAGCCTCATTGAAAAAACCACTAAGGTACGCAAGAGCGGCCTGACCTTTGCCGCCGAAGCCGGTACCCAGCGCCTGCGCAACGTTATCAACAAAAACGTCACCTGGGACGAGATCGAAAAGACCTGCACCATCGCCTTCAACGCAGGCTACACCTCGGTCAAGCTTTACTTCATGATGGGTCTGCCCACCGAGACCATGGAGGATATCGAGGGTATTGCTGAGACCGCCCAGAAGGTGGTAGACCTCTACTATAAGAACACGAACCATGCCAAGGGACGCGGCGTGCAGGTGACCATCAGCTGCGCCTGCTTTGTGCCCAAGCCCCACACCCCCTTCCAGTTCGTGCCCATGGATACCGCCGAGACCCTGCAGGCCAAGCAGAAGCACCTGCTGGAAAGCGTGCACAGCCGCAAGATCAAGGTGAACTACCACGACAGCACCACCAGCTTCCTCGAGGGCGTGTTTGCAAAGGGCGACCGCCGCCTTGCCCCGGTCATCGTGGAGGCGTATAAGCGCGGCTGTTACTTCGACGGCTGGGAAGAGTGCTTCAAGTACGATACCTGGATGCAGACCTTTGCGGATTTGGGCATCGACCCCGCCTTCTACTGCCAGCGCCCCATCGCACTGGACGAGGTGACCCCGTGGTCTCACATGGACTACGGCATCACCCATGAGTATTTGGTGCGGGAGTACAACAAGGCTCTGGCCGCCCAGACCACCCCGCCCTGCAACCGTGCCTGCAACGCCTGCGGTGCCAACCATCTGTTAGGAGGTCCCTGCTTTGATTACAGTCAGAATCTCGTTTGA
- a CDS encoding metalloprotease produces MSRVRAGKLVFRDPVLLCGVVYLLLYFDASGFLRLGLLAAVLHELGHILVYGIQQRRLPVIEVTMTGFCMRTAGEKLSPRQRLVLAAAGPAVNFAFAGVWAVRLAQTATIRGSAFWAANLLTGLFNLLPIPPLDGAQMAACAGALWQQKHGKYAQTAGNDCKTGTFGVK; encoded by the coding sequence GTGAGCCGGGTACGGGCGGGAAAGCTGGTATTCCGGGACCCGGTGCTGCTGTGCGGCGTGGTGTATCTGCTGCTCTACTTTGATGCCAGCGGCTTTCTGCGTCTGGGGCTGCTGGCGGCTGTTTTGCACGAGCTGGGGCACATCCTCGTCTACGGCATCCAGCAAAGGCGTCTGCCGGTCATCGAGGTGACCATGACCGGCTTTTGTATGCGCACGGCAGGGGAGAAGCTCTCCCCGCGCCAGCGCCTCGTGCTGGCTGCCGCCGGACCTGCGGTCAATTTTGCCTTTGCCGGGGTATGGGCGGTGCGCCTTGCGCAGACTGCCACCATCCGCGGCAGCGCATTCTGGGCGGCGAATCTGCTGACGGGGCTGTTCAACCTTTTGCCAATCCCGCCGCTGGATGGCGCACAGATGGCGGCGTGCGCAGGGGCGCTGTGGCAGCAAAAACACGGAAAGTATGCACAAACCGCCGGAAACGATTGCAAAACCGGCACATTTGGGGTAAAATAA
- a CDS encoding M23 family metallopeptidase codes for MRAKRSGQAAKLRRRRWGIMALVLAGLALCLLAALPVQAARNTKKYGFPLDTTAWRISDAYGARTDPFTGKPAFHSGIDLACAAGTTVRAVQEGVVTAAAYSPSYGNHLRILHPDGCETRYAHLQYLYVRPGEAVQTGQTLGTVGQTGRATGAHLHLELWQQSTACDPAALLENAP; via the coding sequence ATGCGGGCAAAACGGAGTGGACAGGCAGCAAAACTACGCAGACGGCGGTGGGGCATCATGGCACTTGTGCTGGCGGGGCTGGCACTCTGTCTGCTGGCAGCTTTGCCGGTACAGGCCGCACGGAACACGAAAAAGTACGGTTTTCCGCTAGATACCACAGCGTGGCGCATCTCAGACGCCTACGGCGCGCGGACAGACCCCTTTACCGGCAAGCCTGCGTTTCATTCCGGCATCGACCTTGCCTGTGCGGCGGGCACGACAGTGCGGGCGGTGCAGGAGGGCGTAGTGACTGCGGCGGCCTACAGCCCAAGCTATGGCAACCATCTGCGCATCCTGCACCCGGATGGCTGCGAGACCCGCTACGCACACCTGCAATACCTCTATGTCCGCCCGGGAGAGGCGGTACAGACCGGGCAGACGCTGGGTACGGTAGGGCAGACAGGCCGCGCCACCGGTGCGCACCTGCATCTGGAACTGTGGCAGCAGAGCACTGCCTGCGACCCAGCCGCCCTGCTGGAGAATGCTCCGTGA
- the ppk1 gene encoding polyphosphate kinase 1 gives MSDESIFINRELSWLDFNRRVLALGKDKNVPLGERIKFLAIYGSNLDEFFMVRVGSLQERANLEQSKTKKEKRENKTNMTAAEQLAAIMPKTAQLQEECDKFYAKALENLAENGYHKVDFDHLTKEEEHLWKKYFQSELFPILSPQIVDNRHPFPFLRNKEIYLGVLLKEKHTQEQSLGIVPISSQMERMHFIKKDGAVQFALTEELVLHYASSIFGKDSIQEKCLFRVTRNADIDVKEGMMDHDIDYREIMTELLRRRRKLAAVRLQITPAPAPEVERLLCSRLELTRKRVFLQKSPLDLSFFFKLSGRMEAEGHPALFYTPARPMLPPPDYDLAAEVQKHDVLLSYPYQSIRPFIAMLKKAAQDPDVISIKMTLYRMARESQIVQALMEAAENGKEVVALVELRARFDEQNNIDWSKQLESAGCTVIYGFEDYKVHSKLTLITRKGAEGYSYITQIGTGNYNEKTSELYTDYSFITADERIGEEASKVFRNLAVQQLTEESDKMLVAPLRFKSVLLDEMDHVIAAARMGRPASMILKNNSISDRDIILKLQEASCAGVRIDMIVRGICCVRAEVPSKTENLHIRSLVGRYLEHGRIYSFFDGTHTRIYIASGDFLTRNTECRVEVGVRVEDPVLVQKLTDILQLQLRDNVNARVMEANGNYQKVKPAEGELPVNSQMGMYELLRNDWQRSEPWKCTTAAPETEKPAAVFQEVTVEQLKQELPHVFQPAPEKATETAPAAQQPDHYEALEQMLNNKPRAAQPAPKTPAAPRPAAKPAVTAPKKKSLLERIGSFFRR, from the coding sequence ATGAGTGACGAATCGATCTTTATCAACCGCGAACTGAGCTGGCTGGATTTCAACCGCCGCGTTCTGGCACTGGGCAAGGACAAGAACGTCCCGCTGGGCGAGCGGATCAAATTTCTGGCAATTTACGGCTCCAATCTGGACGAGTTTTTCATGGTGCGTGTAGGCTCTTTGCAGGAGCGCGCAAACCTTGAGCAGAGTAAGACCAAAAAGGAAAAGCGGGAAAACAAGACCAACATGACCGCCGCTGAGCAGCTGGCCGCCATTATGCCCAAAACGGCGCAGCTGCAAGAGGAGTGCGATAAATTCTACGCAAAGGCGCTGGAAAATCTGGCCGAGAACGGCTACCATAAGGTGGATTTCGACCACCTGACCAAGGAGGAGGAGCATCTCTGGAAAAAATACTTCCAGTCCGAGCTGTTCCCCATCCTCAGCCCGCAGATCGTGGATAACCGCCACCCGTTCCCGTTTTTGCGCAACAAAGAGATCTACCTTGGCGTGCTGCTCAAGGAAAAGCACACGCAGGAGCAGAGCCTTGGCATCGTGCCCATCTCCAGCCAGATGGAGCGGATGCACTTCATCAAAAAGGACGGCGCTGTGCAGTTTGCCCTCACCGAGGAGCTGGTGCTGCACTATGCGTCCAGCATCTTCGGCAAGGATTCCATACAGGAAAAATGCCTGTTTCGGGTCACCCGCAACGCGGATATCGACGTAAAAGAGGGCATGATGGATCACGATATCGACTATCGTGAGATCATGACCGAGCTGCTCCGGCGCCGCCGCAAGCTGGCGGCTGTCCGTCTGCAGATCACCCCCGCTCCCGCACCGGAGGTGGAGCGGCTGCTGTGCAGCCGTCTGGAGCTGACCCGCAAGCGGGTATTTCTGCAAAAGAGCCCGCTGGACCTGAGCTTCTTCTTCAAGCTTTCCGGCCGCATGGAGGCCGAGGGTCACCCGGCGCTCTTCTACACCCCCGCACGTCCCATGCTGCCGCCGCCGGATTATGATCTGGCTGCCGAGGTACAGAAGCATGACGTGCTGCTCAGCTACCCGTACCAGTCTATCCGGCCTTTTATTGCCATGCTCAAAAAGGCCGCACAGGACCCGGACGTCATCTCCATCAAGATGACCCTCTACCGCATGGCGCGGGAGTCTCAGATCGTGCAGGCGCTGATGGAGGCCGCCGAAAACGGCAAGGAAGTGGTGGCACTGGTAGAGCTGCGCGCCCGCTTTGACGAGCAGAACAACATCGACTGGTCCAAGCAGCTGGAAAGCGCAGGCTGCACCGTCATCTACGGCTTTGAGGACTATAAGGTGCACTCCAAACTGACCCTCATCACCCGCAAGGGCGCAGAGGGCTACTCCTATATCACACAGATCGGTACCGGCAACTACAACGAAAAAACCAGCGAACTGTATACGGATTATTCCTTTATCACCGCAGACGAGCGCATCGGCGAGGAAGCCTCCAAGGTGTTCCGCAATCTGGCCGTGCAGCAGCTTACCGAGGAAAGCGACAAGATGCTGGTAGCCCCGCTGCGCTTCAAGAGCGTGCTGCTGGACGAGATGGATCACGTTATCGCTGCCGCCCGCATGGGTCGCCCGGCTTCCATGATCCTGAAAAACAACTCCATCAGCGACCGGGACATCATCCTCAAATTGCAGGAAGCCAGCTGCGCCGGGGTGCGCATTGATATGATCGTGCGCGGTATCTGCTGCGTGCGCGCAGAGGTGCCCAGCAAAACCGAGAACCTGCACATCCGCAGTCTGGTGGGACGGTATCTGGAGCATGGCCGCATTTACAGCTTCTTTGATGGCACCCACACCCGTATCTACATTGCCTCCGGCGACTTCCTCACCCGCAATACCGAGTGCCGCGTGGAGGTGGGCGTCCGGGTGGAGGACCCTGTTCTGGTGCAAAAACTCACCGATATCCTTCAGTTGCAGCTGCGGGATAACGTCAACGCCCGGGTCATGGAAGCTAACGGTAACTACCAGAAGGTGAAGCCCGCCGAGGGTGAACTGCCGGTCAACAGCCAGATGGGCATGTACGAGCTGCTGCGCAACGATTGGCAGCGCTCCGAACCGTGGAAGTGCACCACCGCCGCCCCGGAAACGGAAAAACCGGCGGCAGTCTTTCAGGAAGTTACCGTGGAACAGCTCAAACAGGAGCTGCCCCATGTGTTCCAGCCCGCACCGGAAAAGGCAACGGAAACTGCCCCGGCGGCGCAGCAGCCCGACCACTACGAGGCGCTGGAGCAGATGCTGAACAATAAGCCCCGCGCTGCGCAGCCTGCCCCTAAAACGCCCGCTGCACCCCGCCCGGCTGCAAAGCCTGCTGTCACCGCACCCAAGAAAAAGAGCCTACTGGAACGCATTGGAAGCTTTTTCCGACGTTGA
- a CDS encoding ComEA family DNA-binding protein: MQNKKRREGVFLLLCLAAAGVCAGLAFWFAVPLHPQTPQTLPDTKALAAYTQVELNTADADALCTLPGVGPRSAQAILDYRAQYGPFAQVEDVAQVPGITQAMVDSWAGQAYVR; the protein is encoded by the coding sequence ATGCAAAACAAAAAGCGCCGCGAAGGGGTGTTCCTGTTGCTGTGCCTTGCCGCCGCAGGGGTCTGTGCAGGGCTGGCGTTCTGGTTTGCAGTGCCGCTGCACCCGCAAACCCCGCAGACGCTGCCGGACACAAAAGCGCTGGCGGCGTATACGCAGGTAGAGCTGAATACAGCCGATGCAGATGCCTTGTGCACCCTGCCCGGTGTCGGTCCCCGCAGTGCACAGGCTATACTGGACTACCGGGCGCAGTACGGCCCGTTTGCACAGGTGGAGGATGTCGCGCAGGTGCCGGGCATTACCCAGGCAATGGTGGATTCATGGGCAGGGCAGGCGTATGTCCGCTAG
- a CDS encoding HAD hydrolase family protein, translated as MNDSLASTLVLCDLDNLLLGEDGNLTHVVRDVLQLFSSRGGRLTVFSQRSPRAVRSILGSVRLAAPALVCGGTMAYHYADGNRVPLCSFAQQQELFACLPDTPGVGVAVQMQDGTTRVLRMSNALERHLRQEWTPYLLANAADIRPEQVLRVLLYQDSKSVPLISLAEKAIGDRVALLGERIAPDTLVLTPKRISGREMLDTVCAMAQVGAEQVLALAGGQPMLELVQTVEHSAVAADAPAELRLAAEQITLTDAAGGAAVEVLYRMVRAAEKSV; from the coding sequence ATGAACGATTCTCTGGCATCCACTCTGGTGCTCTGTGATCTGGATAACCTGCTGCTGGGCGAGGATGGAAATCTGACCCATGTGGTACGGGATGTTTTGCAATTGTTCAGCAGCCGTGGCGGCAGACTTACCGTTTTTTCGCAGCGCTCTCCGCGCGCGGTGCGCTCCATTCTGGGCAGCGTGCGTCTGGCTGCGCCTGCGCTGGTGTGCGGCGGCACCATGGCCTACCACTATGCCGACGGCAACCGGGTGCCCCTGTGCAGTTTTGCCCAGCAGCAGGAACTTTTTGCCTGCCTGCCGGATACCCCCGGTGTGGGTGTCGCCGTGCAGATGCAGGACGGCACCACCCGGGTGCTGCGCATGAGCAATGCGCTGGAGCGCCATCTGCGGCAGGAGTGGACCCCCTATCTGCTGGCGAACGCCGCCGACATCCGCCCCGAGCAGGTGCTGCGGGTGCTGCTGTATCAGGACAGCAAGTCTGTGCCCCTGATCTCGCTGGCAGAAAAGGCCATCGGGGATCGTGTTGCCCTGCTGGGCGAGCGTATCGCCCCGGACACCCTTGTCCTCACCCCGAAGCGCATCTCCGGCCGGGAAATGCTGGACACCGTCTGCGCCATGGCGCAGGTGGGTGCAGAGCAGGTTCTTGCGCTGGCGGGCGGACAGCCCATGCTGGAGCTGGTGCAGACCGTAGAGCACAGCGCAGTGGCCGCCGACGCCCCGGCAGAGCTGCGCCTTGCCGCCGAGCAGATCACCCTGACCGATGCCGCCGGTGGTGCTGCTGTGGAGGTTTTGTACCGCATGGTGCGTGCTGCTGAAAAATCCGTGTAA